In the genome of Apodemus sylvaticus chromosome 2, mApoSyl1.1, whole genome shotgun sequence, one region contains:
- the Cdkn1b gene encoding cyclin-dependent kinase inhibitor 1B, which yields MSNVRVSNGSPSLERMDARQAEHPKPSACRNLFGPVNHEELTRDLEKHCRDMEEASQRKWNFDFQNHKPLEGRYEWQEVERGSLPEFYYRPPRPPKSACKVLAQESQAVSGSRQALPLIGSQANSEDRHLVDQMPDSSDSPAGLAEQCPGMRKRPSADDSSSQNKRANRTEENVSDGSPNAGSVEQTPRKPGLRRQT from the exons ATGTCAAACGTAAGAGTGTCTAACGGGAGCCCGAGCCTGGAGCGGATGGACGCCAGACAAGCGGAGCACCCCAAGCCTTCCGCCTGCAGAAACCTCTTCGGCCCGGTCAATCATGAAGAACTAACCCGGGACTTGGAGAAGCACTGCCGAGATATGGAAGAGGCGAGTCAGCGCAAGTGGAATTTCGACTTTCAGAATCATAAGCCCCTGGAGGGCAGATACGAGTGGCAGGAGGTGGAGAGGGGCAGCTTGCCCGAGTTCTACTACAGACCCCCGCGCCCCCCCAAGAGCGCCTGCAAGGTGCTGGCGCAGGAGAGCCAGGCTGTCAGCGGGAGCCGCCAGGCGCTGCCTTTAATTGGGTCTCAGGCAAACTCTGAGGACCGGCATTTGGTGGACCAAATGCCTGACTCGTCAGACAGTCCGGCGGGGCTAGCGGAGCAGTGTCCAGGGATGAGGAAGCGACCTTCTGCAGACG ATTCTTCTTCGCAAAACAAAAGGGCCAacagaacagaagaaaatgtttcagaCGGTTCCCCGAACGCTGGCTCTGTGGAGCAGACGCCCAGGAAGCCCGGCCTTCGACGCCAGACGTAA